One Henriciella litoralis genomic window carries:
- the cysN gene encoding sulfate adenylyltransferase subunit CysN has protein sequence MAAYAAPEFTDIEEYLESQLNKSLLRFITCGSVDDGKSTLIGRLLYESKMIFDDQLASLKNESKKFGTQGEEIDFALLVDGLAAEREQGITIDVAYRFFSTDLRKYIVADTPGHEQYTRNMATGASTADLAIVMIDARKGILTQTRRHSFIVSLLGIKNVVLCINKMDLVDYKQEVYDQILADYTEFAEPLGFDKVQAIPVSALAGDNIVEPSDRTPWYDGPPLMRYLDTVEIQSDAQDKAFRMPVQWVNRPNLDFRGFAGQILSGRVKPGDKLRALPSGKSSKVARIVSMGGDMEEAVEGHSVTLTLEDEIDISRGDVLCADQSPAEVSDQFQATLLWMSDNAMLPGRSYVMKVGGRECQIQITEQRYKIDVNTRAHEAAKTLELNEIGVCNIALDREIAFDPYDDNRRMGGFIVIDRMTNETVGMGLLNFALRRASNIHRQSMDVSKAVRASMKGQKPLILWFTGLSGAGKSTIANLVEKRLTAMGKHTYSLDGDNVRHGLNNDLGFTDADRVENIRRVGEVSKLMLDAGLIVLVSFISPFRAERRIVRQMVDETEFWEVHVDAPLELAEKRDVKGLYKKAREGKIKNFTGIDSPYEAPVDPELHIETDKLTAEAAADLIIQRLEIAGFIDH, from the coding sequence ATGGCCGCATATGCTGCACCAGAATTCACCGATATTGAAGAATATCTCGAGAGCCAGCTGAACAAGTCGCTATTGCGGTTTATTACCTGCGGCTCTGTCGATGATGGCAAGTCAACACTCATCGGGCGTTTGCTCTATGAGTCAAAGATGATCTTCGACGACCAGCTTGCGTCGCTGAAGAATGAGTCAAAGAAGTTCGGCACGCAGGGCGAAGAGATTGACTTTGCGCTTCTCGTTGACGGTCTTGCGGCCGAGCGCGAGCAGGGCATTACAATTGACGTTGCCTACCGCTTCTTCTCGACTGATCTGCGTAAGTATATTGTGGCCGATACTCCTGGTCATGAACAATATACCCGCAATATGGCAACCGGGGCCTCAACGGCCGATCTGGCGATCGTGATGATTGATGCGCGCAAGGGCATCCTGACGCAGACCCGGCGCCACAGCTTCATTGTTTCGCTTCTCGGCATCAAGAATGTCGTGCTTTGTATCAACAAGATGGATCTCGTTGACTACAAGCAAGAGGTCTACGACCAGATCCTCGCGGACTATACTGAATTTGCTGAGCCGCTTGGGTTCGACAAGGTTCAGGCCATTCCGGTTTCCGCTCTGGCGGGCGACAATATCGTCGAACCAAGCGACCGTACCCCCTGGTATGATGGTCCGCCGCTCATGCGATATCTGGATACGGTTGAGATCCAGTCGGACGCCCAGGATAAGGCATTCCGTATGCCGGTTCAGTGGGTCAACCGTCCGAACCTCGATTTCCGCGGTTTTGCCGGTCAGATTCTGTCGGGCCGTGTGAAGCCGGGTGACAAACTGCGCGCGCTGCCCTCAGGAAAGTCGAGCAAGGTTGCCCGTATTGTCTCGATGGGCGGGGATATGGAAGAGGCCGTTGAAGGCCACTCCGTTACGCTGACGCTTGAAGATGAGATCGACATCTCACGTGGCGACGTCCTGTGTGCAGACCAGTCTCCTGCCGAAGTGTCTGACCAGTTTCAGGCCACGCTTCTGTGGATGTCCGATAATGCGATGCTGCCCGGGCGCTCTTATGTGATGAAAGTGGGCGGCCGTGAGTGCCAGATCCAGATCACGGAACAGCGCTACAAGATCGATGTGAATACGCGAGCCCACGAAGCAGCCAAGACGCTTGAGTTGAACGAAATCGGTGTCTGCAACATCGCGCTTGACCGCGAGATTGCATTTGATCCGTATGACGATAACCGCCGTATGGGTGGTTTCATCGTGATCGACCGTATGACCAACGAAACCGTTGGTATGGGGCTGCTGAACTTCGCACTGCGCCGCGCCTCCAACATCCATCGTCAATCGATGGACGTTTCCAAGGCCGTGCGGGCTTCGATGAAAGGCCAGAAGCCGTTGATCCTCTGGTTTACGGGTCTGTCTGGTGCCGGCAAGTCGACGATTGCCAACCTTGTCGAAAAGCGACTGACGGCGATGGGCAAGCACACTTATTCGCTGGACGGTGACAATGTTCGTCATGGTCTGAACAATGACCTTGGCTTTACCGATGCTGACCGGGTGGAAAATATCCGCCGCGTTGGTGAGGTCTCCAAGCTGATGCTTGATGCAGGTCTGATCGTTCTGGTATCCTTCATCTCACCCTTCCGGGCCGAGCGACGTATTGTTCGGCAAATGGTTGATGAAACGGAGTTCTGGGAAGTTCACGTCGATGCGCCACTTGAACTCGCCGAGAAACGCGATGTGAAGGGGCTCTACAAGAAGGCGCGTGAAGGCAAGATCAAGAACTTCACGGGTATCGATAGTCCCTATGAAGCACCGGTTGATCCAGAGTTGCATATCGAAACGGATAAGCTGACGGCCGAAGCTGCCGCAGATTTGATCATCCAGCGTCTAGAAATAGCCGGATTTATCGATCACTAG
- the rfbC gene encoding dTDP-4-dehydrorhamnose 3,5-epimerase encodes MIQPLDIPEVKLITPKKIGDDRGFFSETFNQASLVESGVDLNFVQDNHSYSAAKGVLRGLHYQAPPFAQDKLVRCTKGRIYDVAVDIRKGSPTFGQYVGAELSEENWTQILVPKGFAHGFITLEDGCEVQYKVTNYYSKECDRNIAWNDPDIAIEWPIDPELITLSDKDTNAPLLSKVDLVFTYESEHASGGAGQ; translated from the coding sequence TTGATACAACCGCTCGACATTCCTGAGGTGAAGCTTATCACGCCAAAAAAAATTGGTGATGACCGAGGTTTTTTCTCCGAAACTTTCAATCAGGCTTCATTGGTCGAATCGGGTGTTGATCTCAATTTTGTTCAAGACAATCATTCCTATTCTGCTGCTAAAGGCGTGCTCCGGGGACTGCACTATCAGGCGCCGCCATTTGCTCAGGACAAGCTGGTGCGCTGCACTAAGGGGAGGATCTACGATGTCGCCGTCGATATCAGAAAAGGTTCACCGACATTTGGGCAGTATGTAGGCGCCGAACTGAGTGAGGAAAATTGGACGCAAATACTGGTGCCGAAGGGGTTTGCGCACGGATTTATTACGCTGGAAGATGGCTGCGAAGTTCAGTACAAGGTTACCAATTATTATTCGAAAGAATGCGACCGGAATATTGCCTGGAACGATCCAGACATCGCAATCGAATGGCCAATCGATCCAGAGTTAATAACGTTGTCTGACAAAGACACGAACGCGCCGCTGCTTTCCAAGGTGGATCTGGTTTTCACGTATGAAAGTGAGCATGCGTCTGGGGGCGCTGGACAATGA
- a CDS encoding glycosyltransferase family 2 protein produces the protein MIIVNYNGGQFIGAAIDHLCLQSRPPDEVIIVDNASTDGSADALDLSRLPGARLVRMDENCGFARANNLAANMASGDWLALLNPDTEPQRDWLEQLEKGVARHPNVRMFASAQIDANDTDIIDGAGDCYFILGVPWRGGFGRSLAELPAEGECFSPCGASSLIDRATFLEVGGFEESFFCYCEDVDLGFRLRLQGQRCVFLPEAIVHHHASAITGRHSAFTIRLGTRNRLSTYLANMPAAALIATLPGHILATLYLYVRAFGKPYAKAMRHGVLEGLKNFPAAMRRRKVIQKARTASTLEIISAMSWNPLQLHGRKVHVWPIKRSDKIAGKP, from the coding sequence GTGATTATTGTCAACTATAATGGTGGGCAATTTATCGGCGCTGCGATTGATCACCTGTGTCTACAGAGCCGTCCCCCGGACGAAGTTATCATCGTCGACAACGCATCTACAGACGGTTCAGCCGACGCTCTGGACCTCTCTCGGCTGCCAGGTGCGCGGCTGGTTCGAATGGATGAGAATTGCGGCTTTGCGCGCGCAAACAATCTGGCGGCAAACATGGCATCGGGTGACTGGTTGGCGCTCCTGAATCCGGACACTGAACCGCAACGGGACTGGCTGGAGCAATTGGAAAAGGGGGTCGCGCGCCACCCCAATGTGCGGATGTTTGCAAGCGCTCAGATCGACGCAAATGATACGGACATAATTGATGGCGCAGGCGACTGCTACTTTATCCTTGGAGTGCCGTGGCGAGGCGGATTTGGCCGCTCATTGGCAGAGCTTCCCGCCGAAGGTGAGTGTTTCTCACCCTGCGGCGCCAGCTCGCTCATTGACCGCGCGACTTTTCTTGAGGTGGGCGGTTTTGAAGAGTCTTTTTTCTGTTATTGTGAGGATGTGGACCTCGGCTTCCGGCTGCGCCTACAGGGACAGCGCTGCGTTTTCCTGCCTGAGGCTATTGTCCACCATCATGCCAGCGCCATTACCGGCCGTCACAGCGCCTTCACCATAAGGCTGGGGACCAGAAATCGCCTCTCGACATATCTGGCAAACATGCCCGCCGCTGCACTCATCGCAACGTTACCTGGCCACATTCTTGCGACGCTTTACCTTTATGTCCGGGCATTCGGGAAACCGTACGCGAAAGCCATGCGGCACGGTGTCTTGGAAGGTTTGAAAAACTTTCCTGCAGCTATGCGCCGCAGGAAAGTCATTCAGAAAGCCAGAACAGCATCAACTCTGGAAATAATCAGCGCCATGAGCTGGAATCCCCTACAATTACACGGACGAAAAGTTCATGTCTGGCCGATCAAGCGATCAGACAAGATTGCAGGGAAGCCATAA
- the cysD gene encoding sulfate adenylyltransferase subunit CysD, translating to MTKLTHLDRLEAESIHILREVAASAQNPVMMYSIGKDSSVMLHLARKAFYPGPIPFPLLHVDTTWKFSQMIEFRDRLKDDPQTNLLVHINQEGVEQGVGPFTHGSAVHTDIMKTQGLKQALNEYKFDAAIGGARRDEEKSRAKERIFSFRSAQHRWDPKNQRPELWSLYNTRIKPGESVRVFPLSNWTELDIWQYIYQEEIELVPLYFAKERPVVERDGILVMVDDDRLPLEPGEEPMMKKVRFRTLGCYPLTGAVESSAATVTEIIEEMLRTTTSEREGRAIDKDAPASMEMKKQEGYF from the coding sequence ATGACAAAACTGACTCATCTTGACCGGCTAGAGGCCGAGAGTATCCATATATTGCGCGAGGTTGCAGCGTCAGCTCAAAACCCCGTGATGATGTATTCGATTGGCAAAGACAGCTCTGTCATGTTGCATCTCGCCCGCAAGGCTTTTTATCCCGGTCCAATCCCTTTCCCGCTGCTTCACGTCGATACGACCTGGAAGTTCAGCCAGATGATCGAGTTCCGCGATCGGCTTAAGGACGACCCGCAAACGAATCTCCTGGTTCACATTAATCAGGAAGGTGTTGAACAAGGTGTCGGACCATTTACGCACGGGTCGGCCGTTCACACGGACATCATGAAGACGCAGGGCCTGAAGCAGGCGCTCAACGAGTACAAGTTTGACGCAGCCATTGGCGGCGCGCGGCGTGACGAGGAAAAGTCACGCGCCAAGGAGCGCATCTTCTCCTTCCGCTCTGCGCAGCATCGCTGGGACCCGAAGAACCAGCGCCCTGAACTCTGGTCTCTCTATAATACCCGGATCAAGCCGGGCGAGAGCGTTCGGGTATTCCCTCTATCGAACTGGACCGAGCTCGATATCTGGCAGTACATCTACCAGGAAGAAATCGAACTTGTTCCGCTCTACTTCGCAAAAGAGCGGCCGGTGGTTGAGCGTGACGGCATTCTGGTGATGGTTGATGATGACCGACTTCCGCTGGAGCCGGGCGAAGAGCCGATGATGAAGAAGGTGCGGTTCCGTACCCTCGGCTGCTACCCGCTAACCGGCGCCGTGGAATCTTCAGCAGCGACGGTCACCGAGATCATTGAAGAAATGCTGCGGACCACAACGTCCGAACGCGAGGGTCGTGCGATCGATAAGGATGCCCCGGCCTCAATGGAAATGAAGAAGCAAGAGGGCTATTTCTAA
- the galE gene encoding UDP-glucose 4-epimerase GalE: MSKTVLVTGGAGYVGSHSCKAFSEAGWDVVVYDNLSRGWRDFVRWGELIEGDLHDKARLSEVMARVKPDAVAHFAAFAYISESMKDPGLYYHNNVSGTLNLLKAMKAAGTQNLIFSSSCATYGIHPQLITEETVQQPINPYGASKQMAERVIQDFGMAHGIRSVILRYFNAGGADPHGEIGERHDPEPHVIPLAIMGAMDGTFTFTINGTDFDTRDGTPVRDYVHVSDLADAHWRALDYLAAGGASDVFNLGTGRGVSVSELADAVERVAGKPVPRQPGPRRPGDPPSLVASAEKAERILGWKPLNSDIDTIVETAWDWHRRDNHRSTPDNG, encoded by the coding sequence ATGAGCAAAACCGTATTGGTCACCGGCGGCGCAGGCTATGTCGGCAGCCATAGTTGCAAGGCGTTTTCAGAGGCGGGATGGGACGTTGTCGTCTATGACAATCTCTCACGCGGCTGGCGCGATTTCGTGCGCTGGGGCGAGCTGATCGAGGGCGACCTGCATGACAAGGCCCGGTTGAGCGAGGTCATGGCTCGGGTCAAGCCCGATGCGGTGGCTCATTTTGCGGCCTTTGCCTACATCTCAGAGTCGATGAAGGATCCGGGGCTCTACTATCACAACAATGTTTCCGGCACATTGAACCTGCTGAAGGCAATGAAAGCGGCTGGAACGCAAAACCTCATCTTCTCGTCCTCCTGCGCGACCTATGGCATTCATCCGCAGTTGATCACTGAAGAGACAGTCCAGCAGCCGATCAATCCGTACGGTGCCTCGAAACAAATGGCGGAGCGGGTGATACAGGATTTCGGCATGGCACATGGCATCCGCTCTGTGATCCTGCGCTACTTCAATGCTGGCGGCGCTGACCCCCACGGTGAAATCGGCGAGCGGCACGATCCCGAGCCGCATGTCATACCACTCGCCATTATGGGCGCGATGGATGGAACGTTCACATTCACCATTAATGGCACGGATTTCGACACGCGGGACGGCACGCCCGTGCGTGATTATGTGCATGTCAGCGACCTGGCCGATGCGCACTGGCGGGCGCTCGACTATCTCGCGGCAGGTGGCGCTAGCGACGTCTTCAATCTTGGTACTGGACGGGGGGTTTCTGTATCTGAGCTTGCCGATGCGGTCGAACGGGTTGCAGGTAAGCCTGTCCCACGCCAGCCTGGCCCGCGTCGTCCCGGTGATCCGCCATCGCTTGTCGCTTCGGCGGAGAAGGCAGAGCGCATTCTGGGCTGGAAGCCCTTGAATTCCGATATCGACACGATCGTCGAGACCGCCTGGGACTGGCATCGCCGCGACAATCATCGCTCGACGCCTGACAATGGCTAG
- a CDS encoding TonB-dependent receptor domain-containing protein — translation MRSFNRLLFATSSVALLAAGVAHAQDATLRQKTVTVTGSAIAGTPEDAALPVDVLTAADLKLEGSPSVTELIRNLGVSSGVDGQTNQFASNGLEGTSNVNLRGLGPARTLVLINGRRQVFSPPAIGEQAQLFVDTNMIPSAAISRIEVLKDGAAAIYGSDAIAGVVNFITRDDFEGFEVGGSFETFDGSDGNYTVSAAYGLKGNNWNWVTSAGYQMRSEVGLIEKDWATPLLDENPVAGYSSLSNPGRFVTIGALPGGGFGVTGNVRDEGCVPLGGQIASDGQCRFQFTQFDNLIEKEERFQIFSEYNRDMSIGDFHLEVLYGESDVPEWKTSPSYPPQALTNQVVFPSHPGWQQYIADNPGTALDTAIQALFIGRVYGWGGFPGTDYGAQEGFRKHKTWRVASSLQGEWSNGISYDFGLGYSTSELDSKTNDTYIVGLTAALQGFGVCTNPIDGTDPATGTQPFAAGYTGSLTAGTGACEYYNPFSNAIPAGAINGNANPQYNPALENSLTLADWMTDGGVEGTTTNELTVFDAVFSGQSGVQAAGGSVGWAAGFQLRHETRTGEPTPLTNLNITPGPGGTGAFSFLAGTVPTDRDQTIYAIFGEVQIPLFENLDIQLATRFEDYGGDVGSTFDPKVAAKWQINDYFALRGSAQTSFKGPTLNQLGGVGTTLQFVAPTSAFKAVDQFGNSGLAPESAFSFNLGALFERGNFSASVDYYNFDFSDPIIVEEQSNIVAAAIAALGTPTTDDDDILNRISFTDNNGDGINQANEISRIRVNVVNGPDIKTSGLDFRIQNVWDNFGNGAELTIGADSTYVIEYDVDPYFVEGVPIGGGDYAGQFNRSNFTRSMPQFKANAFVNYSLGAHNVRGVVRYINSYDDERPAADRGGVYGSIDSQTTLDGYYTYSSDSLGLDLGLSVVNIMDEDPPAAAFDLNYDPYTHNPFGRTFKISVTKRFGGN, via the coding sequence ATGAGGTCATTCAACAGATTGCTATTCGCAACATCTTCAGTTGCCTTGCTGGCGGCTGGTGTTGCGCATGCGCAAGACGCCACACTACGCCAGAAAACAGTTACGGTTACGGGGTCTGCAATCGCGGGCACACCTGAAGATGCAGCGCTGCCCGTGGACGTCCTGACGGCCGCCGATCTGAAGCTTGAAGGGTCTCCGAGTGTTACGGAGCTGATCCGGAATCTCGGCGTCTCTTCCGGTGTGGACGGTCAGACCAACCAGTTCGCCTCAAACGGTCTGGAAGGCACATCGAACGTCAACCTGCGCGGCCTTGGCCCGGCTCGCACGCTGGTTCTTATCAACGGTCGGCGTCAGGTTTTCTCGCCGCCAGCCATTGGCGAGCAAGCGCAGCTCTTTGTTGATACCAACATGATCCCGTCCGCGGCGATCAGCCGGATCGAAGTTCTGAAGGACGGCGCGGCGGCAATTTATGGCTCCGATGCCATCGCCGGCGTTGTGAACTTCATTACGCGCGACGATTTCGAAGGCTTTGAGGTTGGTGGATCGTTTGAGACGTTTGACGGCTCGGACGGCAATTACACCGTATCTGCTGCTTATGGTCTTAAGGGCAACAACTGGAACTGGGTCACGTCGGCGGGTTACCAGATGCGCTCCGAAGTGGGGCTGATCGAGAAAGATTGGGCGACGCCATTGCTCGATGAAAACCCGGTGGCCGGCTATTCGTCTTTGTCGAACCCGGGCCGGTTCGTGACGATCGGTGCGCTCCCCGGTGGCGGTTTTGGAGTGACTGGCAACGTTCGTGATGAGGGCTGTGTGCCGCTTGGCGGACAAATCGCTTCAGACGGCCAATGCCGCTTCCAGTTCACTCAGTTTGACAATCTGATCGAGAAGGAAGAGCGGTTCCAGATCTTCTCCGAGTACAATCGCGATATGTCGATCGGCGACTTCCACCTGGAAGTGCTCTACGGCGAGTCAGATGTGCCGGAGTGGAAGACATCACCATCCTATCCGCCACAGGCTCTGACGAACCAGGTCGTGTTCCCGAGCCATCCGGGCTGGCAGCAATATATCGCCGATAATCCGGGTACTGCGCTGGATACGGCCATCCAGGCTCTGTTCATTGGCCGGGTCTATGGTTGGGGCGGCTTTCCTGGCACCGATTACGGGGCACAGGAAGGCTTCCGCAAGCACAAAACCTGGCGGGTGGCGAGTTCCCTGCAGGGCGAGTGGAGCAATGGAATCAGCTATGATTTCGGTCTTGGCTATTCGACTTCTGAACTCGACTCGAAAACCAACGATACATACATCGTAGGTCTGACGGCGGCCCTTCAAGGCTTTGGCGTCTGTACCAATCCAATTGACGGGACGGATCCGGCAACTGGCACCCAGCCATTCGCGGCTGGCTACACAGGGTCGCTCACTGCGGGTACAGGCGCATGCGAATACTACAACCCATTCTCCAATGCCATTCCGGCAGGGGCAATCAATGGCAATGCCAACCCGCAATACAATCCGGCGCTTGAGAACTCTCTGACGCTAGCTGACTGGATGACGGATGGCGGTGTTGAAGGCACGACCACCAATGAACTGACCGTCTTCGACGCCGTCTTTTCCGGACAGAGCGGCGTTCAGGCCGCTGGAGGGTCTGTTGGCTGGGCCGCTGGCTTCCAGCTCCGCCATGAAACCCGTACGGGTGAACCAACGCCTCTTACGAATTTGAACATCACTCCGGGACCGGGCGGAACGGGCGCGTTCTCATTCCTCGCGGGCACGGTGCCAACCGATCGGGATCAGACGATCTATGCGATCTTCGGCGAAGTTCAGATTCCGCTATTCGAAAACCTCGATATCCAGCTTGCGACGCGGTTCGAAGACTATGGCGGCGATGTTGGTTCAACCTTTGACCCGAAAGTTGCGGCCAAGTGGCAGATCAATGACTACTTCGCGCTTCGCGGGTCTGCTCAGACCTCGTTCAAAGGTCCGACGCTCAACCAACTCGGCGGTGTGGGAACGACACTTCAGTTCGTCGCTCCAACCTCTGCCTTCAAGGCGGTTGACCAATTCGGTAACTCCGGATTGGCACCTGAAAGTGCTTTCAGCTTCAACCTTGGTGCCCTTTTCGAACGTGGCAATTTCTCCGCTTCGGTCGATTATTACAATTTCGACTTCTCGGACCCAATCATTGTCGAGGAGCAGTCGAACATTGTCGCTGCAGCAATTGCGGCTCTTGGCACGCCAACGACAGATGACGATGATATCCTCAACCGGATTTCGTTCACCGACAACAATGGCGACGGCATCAACCAGGCCAACGAAATTTCCCGTATCCGCGTGAACGTGGTCAACGGGCCTGACATCAAGACGTCCGGTCTCGACTTCCGGATTCAGAATGTCTGGGATAATTTCGGCAATGGTGCTGAGCTCACGATCGGCGCGGATTCAACATACGTTATTGAATACGATGTCGACCCGTACTTCGTCGAAGGTGTTCCGATCGGCGGCGGCGACTATGCTGGGCAGTTCAACCGGTCCAACTTCACCCGGTCCATGCCGCAGTTCAAAGCTAACGCCTTTGTCAACTACAGCCTCGGTGCGCACAATGTGCGCGGCGTGGTGCGCTACATCAACTCTTACGATGATGAGCGTCCGGCGGCGGACCGCGGCGGTGTCTATGGTTCGATTGACAGCCAGACGACGCTTGATGGGTACTACACCTATTCAAGTGACTCGCTGGGCCTAGATCTAGGCCTCTCCGTGGTCAATATCATGGACGAAGATCCGCCAGCAGCCGCGTTCGACCTGAACTATGATCCGTACACGCACAATCCGTTCGGCCGTACGTTCAAGATCAGCGTGACCAAGCGGTTTGGTGGCAACTAG
- the cysQ gene encoding 3'(2'),5'-bisphosphate nucleotidase CysQ: MSLTPEQLARIAIDAGALIMEIYSTDFEVDRKDDASPVTEADQKAETLILKMLAEADPELDVIAEEAAASGQVPEHGQRFALVDPLDGTKEFVNKNGQFTVNIAIIEHGKPVMGVVFAPALNRIFMAESPSSAWQAEVKPGEAVPASDARLPMQIRKAPEAGLTAIASKSHRSPETDEFLEKFNVAEIISAGSSLKLCLVGAGEADIYPRMGRTMEWDTAAGQAVAEASGARVLTEDGVPLRYGKRERGYDNPHFIVYGDVTPLSA, from the coding sequence ATGAGCCTTACGCCCGAACAACTTGCCCGTATTGCGATAGACGCTGGCGCCCTCATCATGGAGATTTACTCCACAGACTTCGAAGTAGATCGCAAGGATGATGCATCGCCGGTAACCGAAGCAGATCAGAAGGCTGAAACGCTGATCCTTAAAATGCTCGCAGAGGCCGATCCAGAGCTTGATGTGATTGCCGAGGAAGCCGCCGCGTCTGGCCAAGTTCCGGAACACGGCCAACGGTTCGCGCTCGTTGATCCGCTCGACGGCACGAAAGAATTCGTCAACAAGAACGGCCAGTTCACTGTGAACATCGCGATCATCGAGCACGGAAAACCGGTCATGGGCGTCGTCTTTGCGCCTGCCCTTAATCGTATATTCATGGCGGAGTCGCCCAGCAGCGCCTGGCAGGCGGAGGTGAAGCCGGGTGAAGCGGTTCCCGCAAGTGACGCTCGACTTCCAATGCAAATTCGCAAAGCCCCAGAGGCTGGTCTGACCGCAATCGCCTCGAAATCACACCGGTCTCCGGAAACCGATGAGTTCCTTGAGAAATTCAACGTGGCCGAAATTATTTCTGCCGGCTCATCCCTGAAGCTTTGTCTGGTAGGCGCCGGCGAAGCGGACATTTATCCGCGCATGGGCCGGACAATGGAATGGGACACGGCGGCAGGCCAGGCGGTTGCAGAAGCCTCTGGCGCCCGGGTACTGACCGAAGACGGCGTGCCGCTTCGCTATGGCAAGCGCGAGCGTGGCTACGACAATCCCCACTTCATCGTCTACGGCGATGTGACACCGCTCAGCGCCTGA
- a CDS encoding Gfo/Idh/MocA family protein, with protein MTALRFAVFGDSRLCASRCEAIRRHPNAELGPVFSVSDVETAGTRGGRDLIKPDEVDGVIVALPAHLAYSASLGLLESGLHVLTELPGARSVEDIVNLRAAERSSRAILKFGSTLRYHASVKKASQLASSGELGKLLTARAIYGHAGLPGIDARSEGILIGHGIHMLDLLHHFCGPFETVKAMSDADAPHDQNLFALLRTGANTIAQLHCSSTSWRQTFRLELGFEKGYLWLDGHLPGLPGYGPEVLVSAKAVSGEDGSKLPNPDETVETFEKALTAESEIAEMLDTMEGRRQIEHGTSHQAFDAMNIAQRICAATERWA; from the coding sequence ATGACCGCTTTGCGTTTCGCCGTTTTCGGAGATAGTCGGCTGTGCGCATCGCGCTGCGAGGCGATCCGTCGGCATCCCAATGCAGAGCTCGGGCCGGTGTTTTCGGTCAGCGATGTCGAGACGGCCGGAACACGTGGCGGGAGGGACCTGATCAAACCGGACGAGGTTGACGGCGTCATTGTCGCCCTGCCCGCACATCTGGCCTATTCTGCTTCGCTTGGCTTGCTTGAAAGCGGGCTTCACGTGCTGACAGAACTGCCGGGCGCCCGCTCTGTCGAAGACATCGTGAACCTCCGCGCCGCCGAGCGCTCCAGCCGCGCCATTCTGAAATTTGGCAGCACGCTGCGCTATCATGCAAGCGTCAAAAAAGCGTCTCAGCTGGCCAGTTCAGGCGAGCTCGGCAAGTTGCTGACGGCCCGGGCGATTTACGGTCACGCCGGTCTTCCCGGTATCGATGCACGCAGTGAAGGCATACTGATCGGCCATGGCATTCACATGCTTGACCTCCTTCATCACTTTTGCGGCCCGTTCGAGACCGTTAAAGCCATGAGCGACGCCGACGCCCCGCATGATCAGAACCTTTTTGCGCTTCTGAGAACAGGCGCCAACACGATCGCGCAACTCCATTGCTCATCGACATCCTGGCGACAGACCTTCCGGCTCGAACTAGGGTTTGAAAAGGGCTATCTGTGGCTTGATGGACACCTCCCCGGCCTGCCGGGCTATGGCCCCGAAGTGCTGGTCAGCGCGAAGGCGGTGAGCGGAGAAGATGGCTCAAAGCTGCCCAATCCGGATGAAACGGTCGAAACGTTCGAAAAAGCCCTGACAGCCGAGAGTGAAATCGCTGAAATGCTCGATACGATGGAAGGTCGGCGACAAATTGAGCACGGAACCAGTCATCAGGCCTTCGACGCAATGAATATCGCCCAGCGGATTTGCGCCGCCACCGAAAGGTGGGCATAA